The genomic window CGCGACACCAAGGCTGGCGCCGACGGCAAGCCTGTGTTCAATCGCGCCGCGGGCATGCGGGACAGCTGGGGCAAGTAATCCCTTCTCGCCTCATCCGCTTCAACAAGCCCTATGGCGTGCTCAGCCAGTTCACGCCCGAGGGCCGCTGGCGCGGGTTGAAAGACTTCATCGATGTTCCCGGCGTCTATGTCGCCGGGCGCCTCGATGCCGACAGCGAAGGCCTGCTTCTGCTCACCGATGACGGCCAGCTCCAGGCGCGCATTGCCGATCCGCGCTTCAAGATGGAGAAGACCTATTGGGTGCAGGTGGAAGGCGTGCCCACCGAAGTGGCGTTAGACGCGCTGCGCGAAGGCGTGCAACTCAACGACGGACTTACGCGCCCCGCCCGCGCGCGCCTGCTCGATCCTCCGCCCGATGTGTGGGAGCGGCAACCGCCCATTCGCGAACGCAAGAGCATTCCCACCGCGTGGCTGGAGCTGTCGATCAGCGAAGGCCGCAACCGCCAGGTGCGGCGCATGACCGCGGCCGTGGGGCTTCCCACCCTGCGCCTGATACGTGCTGCCATCGGGCCGCACACGCTGGACGGACTGGCGCCCGGCACCTGGCTTGGTTAGCGCCGCAGCACACATTCCATTTATTCGACCCCGTATGCACAGCAACCGACTCCATTTCTCCGAGCTTCTCTCGCCCGCCTTGAATCGCCGTCACGCACTGCTCGGTACGCTGGGCATGCTGGCGTTGCCTGCAACGCACGCCACAGCTGCGCCCGCTGCAAAGCCCAAGCACAACCGCGCTGAAGTGTGGCCGCACGCGTCTCAGGTGCCGGGCGGCGTGGCGCGCCTGTCGCTCGGCCCAAGCGCCAAACGACCTGCCGCCTTTTCAGGCGATGTGCCATTGCTCGTGCTGGGCGATGCCATCGAATGGACGG from Variovorax paradoxus includes these protein-coding regions:
- a CDS encoding rRNA large subunit pseudouridine synthase E translates to MPSRLIRFNKPYGVLSQFTPEGRWRGLKDFIDVPGVYVAGRLDADSEGLLLLTDDGQLQARIADPRFKMEKTYWVQVEGVPTEVALDALREGVQLNDGLTRPARARLLDPPPDVWERQPPIRERKSIPTAWLELSISEGRNRQVRRMTAAVGLPTLRLIRAAIGPHTLDGLAPGTWLG